The Pseudanabaena yagii GIHE-NHR1 genome segment TCATCAGACCGTGGAAGAAGTTCTCGAAGAATTGGGAGGCAATGCCGCGAAGCAAGAGAAAACCTTTCGCCTTGGCATCGATCCCTTTACGATTACTATTTCCCAATATCGTCGCTTTGCCGATCGCTTAAATGCTAGTGGTGTCGAAATCGTGCCGATCCTCGAAAATTTGGTGGATACGGTGCGATCGCAAAGTCCTTGGGCGGAGAGTGAGCCTATACCTGCCTTTGGCGATCAACCGATTATTGCTTTGCCTGATCAGATTACAGGTGAGAGTTTAACCAAGAAATTAGAACGGGTGCGTGAGGCTTTAGGGAAAAAGAAGGCGGCGATTTTACCTGTCACCAAGCTGGATCAGATTGCATGGCTCTACAATTTGCGCGGTCGTGATGTCGAGTGCAATCCTGTATTTATTAGCTATGCGATCGTCACTTTGACCGATGCTTATCTCTTTACCAATACTTCGCGCCTTGATGAGGCGGTGCGACAATCCCTTGCGGGGCAAGTGCAGATCCTTGACTATGAGCAATATTTACCAACATTGCGATCGCTAGCGGCGGATCATCAACCTGTGTTAATAGCCGCATCGCAAACCACATACGGTACATATTTGCAACTGAAGGCAGTCAAGGCAAAAATCGTTGATGGCGATAATCCCATTGAGACTTTCAAATCCCATAAGAATCCTGTCGAGATCGCGCAGATGCAAAAAGCTAATCTCAAGGCTAGCTGGGCAAAGACCTTGACGATTAAATGGATCGAAGAACAGGTTGCCGCAGGTAATGTCATTAGTGAAAGGGATGTTGCTCACAAAATCGAAGGTTTATACAAGCAACAGGAAGGTTTTATTGACCTCAGTTTCCCGACGATCGCAGGGACGGGTGCGAATGGCTCGATTGTGCATTACAGTAACCCCAACCCAGCTTGTAAGTTGATCAATGGTGATTTGCTACTATTAGATTCGGGTTCACAGTTTTATGGTGGCACGACCGATGACACTCGCGCTATGAGCATTGGGGAACCGACTGCGGAACAACGCGATCGCTATACGGAGGTTCTCAAATCCCATATCAATTGCG includes the following:
- a CDS encoding aminopeptidase P family N-terminal domain-containing protein, giving the protein MVLLQPLTTASPQSSELTGVAQKFTALRSQLAKHRLDAYFVPSADEHLNEYLPEAKQRRQWISGFTGSAGDFLIGTAQAWVFVDPRYYEQADMQVDATLQKVCKVGLEDHQTVEEVLEELGGNAAKQEKTFRLGIDPFTITISQYRRFADRLNASGVEIVPILENLVDTVRSQSPWAESEPIPAFGDQPIIALPDQITGESLTKKLERVREALGKKKAAILPVTKLDQIAWLYNLRGRDVECNPVFISYAIVTLTDAYLFTNTSRLDEAVRQSLAGQVQILDYEQYLPTLRSLAADHQPVLIAASQTTYGTYLQLKAVKAKIVDGDNPIETFKSHKNPVEIAQMQKANLKASWAKTLTIKWIEEQVAAGNVISERDVAHKIEGLYKQQEGFIDLSFPTIAGTGANGSIVHYSNPNPACKLINGDLLLLDSGSQFYGGTTDDTRAMSIGEPTAEQRDRYTEVLKSHINCAMQRFPKGTTGSQIDGIARSSLWQSGLDYGHGTGHGVGVFLNVHEGPNGISKRVNQSLDLGTINSIEPGYYQPKWGGIRLENLYFVKEVKQESPKSEGDNANKTPWYEFESLTYIPFDKKLIDRHKLNPQQIAWLESYYAAVIEKLSPLLTDAEKSWLQDACQI